Proteins encoded in a region of the Anopheles aquasalis chromosome 2, idAnoAquaMG_Q_19, whole genome shotgun sequence genome:
- the LOC126581264 gene encoding zinc finger protein swm: MYINNTDALKVWLTEVLEPLCDADPAALARYVLALLKKDKPEKDLIVSMKEQLDVFLSEETQPFLEQLFKVIKSEEYLKAAPPLPVLPATNGTSATAATLASSTTATTTTTSSTSASATVTDEHVSSSSRSRGKREFTPPLQDSSSRLQSKESAGASASSTSSSSTAQSDHQAKDHHHHYHHHHHSSSAAGGSGRDAASSGGGSGGNAVTSVASVASHNQQSVSSSSASSSSVSHKPSQHSPIKGSSKEDHGKESSTSRRGRRMQNRSRSRSRSRSRSFERSRDARRSRSRERTRGGEGRDKSGRSSYRNKSPVRGSGESFRRYDRKAGHSGANSYDRRTATGPGSGNGNSNNSGNGTSASNAGSNVGSNSSMGGSASAHLGANSSTRAQRIRSHSRSRSTSPNADRRKMARSMTPNRASGVISDRSSGATTANATGSGTANNAATGGVGSTSAGAATVMSTVVPLVPALGGVGPVPPPAVGLLDIPLNPVVPASVIDAAGGVVSGGAAPLGVTKRQRCRDFDEKGYCIRGETCPWDHGVDPLVLDGINNPALMAQMRTSVPEYNPDAPALWNKMSNVPPPPPGHVGGRPNIGQRLGNAIAMGGGIGFGPRGVVGPAGGMGVNFRGVAPFPGAGGGFAGNPIGATPLQRELISVPVVDASKGGDVSAQHAGRRFEPEDAVAIADGPLKRKMSMNNRLGPRVSGHGPGPMMMNPQMNCSLELRKIPRGLNEIAHLNDHFSKFGKIINIQIRYDGDPEAAIVTFSTHAEANVAYRSTEAVLNNRFIKVFWHTASAASGDQPAITPSAKTEHSLRRSYPNQYSINNNLNPPGAAGAGGGGGTTQSAPTAGAAKGGAAAGSDTKSAGGESQGANAGATTATNGNENVAPPSVAAGGQATAGKQGGAAAKFVQANKLNRAANEMLRKKQEQLNQGIHKRKYDLLEAYLKEQRKLLDMMLTSEAGDPKRPQLKASLSELQTKINALQKEIEQEQQRLAARLMKGSGPGGVGGPGGAGGGQPGMPGGKHKTKEQHEKELLDAELELIAQEQRTAVAGSGGGPVAGAIAPISHKPVQHHQFGARKGAGGRFVPPGSTSVDRRPTTMTVTGFAADDADALLGHFKHFGEITKHQLDQTVPSLTISYSTRQVAEKALARGKLFKDQPLTIVWATVAVPPSVASINPNAGGGGGATTGGLLPVSGGEAMDLPGTGLDKHGKDGNPLVGQEEKAAAAAAAAAVAAVTAADQRTEETDPMRMTKIDNESNMLERMEGTGGDTGLASGELNSSSIETLLETDDLMTEMPLVEEEEEEDDMEPERSWRR, from the exons ATGTACATCAACAACACCGATGCGCTGAAGGTATGGCTGACGGAGGTGCTGGAGCCGCTGTGCGATGCGGATCCGGCGGCGTTGGCTCGCTacgtgctggcgctgctgaAGAAGGACAAACCGGAGAAGGACCTGATCGTGTCGATGAAGGAGCAGCTGGACGTGTTCCTGTCCGAGGAAACGCAACCCTTCCTGGAGCAGCTGTTTAAGGTGATCAAAAGCGAGGAATACCTGAAAGCGGCGCCACCGCTACCCGTCCTTCCCGCCACCAACGGTACCTCCGCGACGGCTGCAACCTTGGCCTcctcgacgacggcgacgacaacgaccacgtcGTCGACGAGCGCCTCGGCCACCGTGACGGACGAGCACGTGAGCAGCAGTTCCCGGAGCAGGGGGAAACGTGAATTTACGCCACCGCTGCAGGACAGCAGCTCCCGGCTGCAGTCCAAAGAGAGTGCGGGTGCCAGTGCTTCCtcaacctcctcctcgtccaccGCGCAGTCGGATCATCAGGCGAaggatcatcaccaccattaccaccatcaccatcacagtTCCTCGGCAGCGGGTGGCAGTGGAAGGGATGCCGCTTCCTCTGGGGGTGGCTCGGGCGGCAACGCCGTCACTTCCGTCGCCTCCGTCGCCAGCCACAACCAGCAGtcggtaagcagcagcagcgccagcagttCGAGTGTCAGCCACAAACCCTCCCAGCATTCGCCCATCAAAGGCTCCAGCAAAGAGGATCAT GGCAAAGAAAGCAGTACTAGTCGCCGCGGCCGTCGCATGCAGAACCGTTCCCGTAGCCGTTCCCGCTCGCGATCTCGCTCCTTCGAACGGTCTCGGGACGCGAGACGATCGCGGTCCCGTGAGAGGACGCGTGGCGGTGAGGGTCGGGACAAGTCGGGACGCTCGTCGTATCGCAACAAGTCTCCGGTCCGTGGCAGTGGTGAATCGTTCCGGCGCTACGATCGCAAAGCTGGCCACAGTGGTGCCAATTCGTACGATCGTCGTACGGCCACTGGTCCGGGTAGTGGCAACGGAAACAGTAATAACAGCGGTAACGGTACCAGTGCGAGTAACGCAGGAAGCAACGTTGGCAGCAACAGTTCCATGGGCGGAAGCGCCAGTGCCCACCTGGGAGCGAACTCCAGCACCCGAGCCCAGAGGATTCGTTCGCATTCGCGCAGCCGTTCAACGTCACCGAACGCCGATCGGCGGAAAATGGCACGATCGATGACACCGAACCGTGCCTCTGGAGTAATTTCCGACCGCAGCAGTGGAGCGACGACGGCGAATGCGACCGGTAGTGGTACGGCCAACAACGCGGCTACCGGAGGAGTTGGTAGTACCAGTGCAGGAGCGGCTACAGTAATGTCTACGGTTGTTCCTCTTGTTCCGGCATTGGGAGGCGTCGGTCCAGTACCTCCACCAGCCGTGGGGTTGCTCGACATTCCGCTCAATCCCGTTGTGCCGGCCAGTGTTATCGATGCGGCAGGCGGTGTAGTCAGCGGGGGTGCGGCGCCACTCGGTGTCACGAAGCGTCAACGGTGCCGGGACTTTGACGAGAAAGGGTACTGCATACGCGGTGAAACCTGCCCCTGGGATCACGGTGTCGATCCGCTCGTCCTGGACGGCATCAACAATCCCGCCCTGATGGCGCAGATGCGCACCTCGGTGCCTGAGTACAACCCGGACGCACCGGCCCTGTGGAACAAGATGTCCAacgtaccgccaccaccgcctggcCACGTGGGAGGACGGCCCAACATTGGGCAGCGACTGGGCAACGCGATCGCCATGGGCGGTGGTATTGGATTTGGACCGCGTGGAGTCGTCGGACCGGCCGGTGGCATGGGAGTGAACTTCCGCGGAGTGGCCCCGTTCCCCGGGGCTGGCGGTGGCTTTGCTGGCAATCCCATCGGTGCTACGCCGCTGCAACGTGAACTGATTTCCGTGCCCGTGGTGGACGCGAGCAAGGGTGGAGACGTTTCGGCGCAACACGCTGGCCGACGCTTCGAGCCAGAGGATGCGGTCGCGATCGCAGATGGACCATTGAAGCGGAAGATGTCGATGAACAATCGCTTAGGGCCGCGCGTGTCTGGCCACGGTCCgggaccgatgatgatgaacccgCAGATGAACTGTTCGCTGGAGCTGCGCAAGATACCGCGCGGGTTGAACGAAATCGCGCACCTTAACGATCACTTCTCCAAGTTTGGCAAGATCATCAACATCCAGATTCGGTACGATGGTGATCCGGAGGCAGCAATCGTTACCTTCTCGACGCACGCCGAAGCAAACGTGGCCTATCGTAGTACCGAAGCCGTGTTGAACAATCGTTTCATCAAAGTGTTCTGGCACACGGCGTCGGCCGCATCAggtgaccagccagccattacGCCGTCCGCCAAGACCGAACACTCGCTGCGACGCTCGTACCCGAACCAgtacagcatcaacaacaacctgAACCCACCCGGAGCGGCCggcgcaggtggtggtggtggtaccacaCAGTCGGCACCAACTGCTGGTGCGGCAAAAGGCGGTGCAGCTGCCGGAAGCGATACAAAGTCCGCAGGCGGTGAATCGCAGGGCGCTAATGCAGGGGCAACGACGGCTACGAATGGTAATGAAAATGTGGCTCCCCCATCGGTTGCAGCCGGTGGACAGGCAACGGCAGGAAAGCAGGGTGGCGCTGCGGCCAAGTTCGTGCAAGCGAACAAACTGAACCGGGCTGCGAATGAGATGCTGCGCAAGAAGCAAGAGCAGCTGAATCAGGGCATCCACAAGCGGAAGTACGATCTACTGGAGGCATATCTGAAGGAACAGCGTAAGCTGCTCGACATGATGCTCACATCGGAGGCCGGTGATCCTAAACGGCCGCAGCTGAAGGCCTCCCTGAGCGAACTGCAAACGAAGATCAACGCGCTGCAAAAGGAGatcgagcaggagcagcagcggctggcGGCACGGCTGATGAAGGGCAGTGGCcccggtggtgtcggtggcccgggtggtgccggtggtggtcaacCGGGTATGCCGGGCGGTAAGCACAAGACGAAGGAGCAGCATGAGAAGGAGCTGCTCGATGCCGAGCTAGAACTGATCGCCCAGGAGCAGCGCACGGCTGTggccggtagtggtggtggtcccgttgCCGGAGCTATCGCTCCCATCAGCCATAAACCGGTGCAACATCACCAGTTCGGTGCTCGGAAGGGGGCTGGCGGTCGTTTTGTGCCACCCGGTTCCACCAGCGTGGATCGGCGCCCGACCACGATGACGGTCACTGGATTCGCCGCGGACGATGCGGATGCGCTGCTCGGGCACTTTAAGCATTTCGGAGAGATCACCAAACACCAGCTCGACCAGACGGTACCATCGTTGACGATCAGTTACAGCACCCGGCAGGTAGCGGAGAAGGCTCTCGCGCGCGGTAAACTCTTCAAGGATCAACCCCTGACGATCGTGtgggcaacggtggcggtgccacCGTCAGTAGCTTCAATCAACCCGAAcgccggaggtggtggcggtgcgacGACTGGTGGACTGCTGCCGGTCAGTGGCGGTGAAGCGATGGACTTGCCAGGCACTGGCTTGGATAAGCACGGTAAGGATGGTAACCCATTGGTAGgccaggaggagaaggcggccgcagcagcagcagcagcagccgtagcagcagtCACCGCAGCAGATCAACGGACGGAGGAGACGGACCCGATGCGGATGACGAAGATCGACAACGAGTCGAACATGCTGGAGCGGATGGAGGGGACTGGCGGTGATACCGGGCTGGCATCGGGTGAGCTGAACTCGTCCTCGATCGAAACGCTGCTCGAGACCGACGATCTCATGACCGAGATGCcactggtggaggaggaggaggaagaggatgacaTGGAACCGGAGCGTTCCTGGCGTCGTtga
- the LOC126573282 gene encoding nuclear pore complex protein Nup154 gives MGEANNSEPLKFAGEMLQKHDLVDATTPGLLEVTGVSQIGAPTASGWGEYDYQHLSGLSMGLKDLNQLSTVNKVPIPPEIMEHFNHVKCHCMMGLFPEIGRAWLTIDSDIYIWTYENARDVAYFDGLSQLIISVGLVTPRPGVFIADVKYLLVLTTPTEIIILGVMFNEIKTGTPIRTIGSPMASVPTTGEEMQLMNNPIFVLSTDSVAIMCVRGTADGRIFLGGRDGCLYEVCYQAESNWFGKRARKVNHSQGLISHLVPGIFKIFSDSDSVQTIVVDDSRHLLYVLMTKGTIEAWDIGSDPTGGTARRLARLSFRDIAAAASTIPNSMEGPNFPAITDICPLTVSDSTSLHLVAVTETGSRLYFSTIPLHHQASIVRYRQEQQLQQQLQQQQQQQAMMQQQQFQQQPGIPQQNSFIDGHDMAATTPQGLYLLHIRIPPNGVAFPNRPKSVHLAHCTEGGSMLLIGTVQQDQDDLWALSSEHFQSQANLVESATYLPLDGQVLAVADVRQKDRVSIETPLRKVRNQRKVALLTSQGVHVVSVLRSVDLLQQLLLACHGPHNEAIRAYFQMQTEVEACSTAVLLACLESFRGTTEVGEWAAQAFVLYGGEPYFEQPGLGVAQHQRPLPQFGSPSAAGYGGGAGMDPLGTPQATGYGAGRLFMSTPYSSGPLPRGTLNYPQQQQQQQQQQGQHHSFSSVYPGNNPVPTTMNLSYGGVNNNTVNNNNIITMTDRSSGIRYSAKHAGLYLHVARVVRSVWHRQCTDERLHSSISQLDCAVLLEDLYAIRNFFDVVVTGPTSLVGFVGRSHTKTTLQQASSLQGNTSHGITNANLLLQSPLSSERYGAGGLSLPQPYGGATAGNATQQSAGTLEDAVAEERKSLDALSRLIKQACEVIGLWKVICEHQCHLLLSKLTKEQQRDLHGATFGDLIVHRTDLCGLLIVTLINSYLADNASIGSISSKLREVCPALYRHEDAVSHKATEILLLTRGCNDRERKEERLRTALQLCKTAAPNLPLAALCQQFSAAGFYSGVIELCTVCASKVDPNEAGLHFYRQSGEPFDSQEGFLAYQNRMNCYKEVQIMLDQVYESSSTGGGGASGQQSATLGPSDTAYPLPVDAMDGEQTTGGQHQAVRSIIAQALQSTDQLLHIAIYEWLLSRNLHSELLDITEPSLGVFLGRSMARTPDNLLVADLLWKYHERNGQHAAAAQILDKLAESSQGDGSIRLSKRIEYLARAVMCMRSESAGFSAHNGVLLKELEDKLEVAQIQRQVSDALRLAYPTTASRTVSDSAGEAPQHYARDALEQLESTLYNLTQLYADFAEPYELWECKLTILNCSHHNDPLLIESVWTHILDRELESRGEGAAERCRRMLAKVKSLALEYDSSGHCFPLAFIVRELEVRCFRLKLFNSPVPEALIDMNLDIEELLNIYSRLVSMNERIWVTEEDELYLIRSTARLLALIVAQPKLVPVKDRRKVLAKSQDLISAALNILYTKPDTQTLIDLLRDTQSKLQRVV, from the exons ATGGGAGAAGCAAACAACAGTGAGCCGCTGAAATTTGCCGGCGAAATGCTGCAGAAGCACGATCTGGTAGACGCTACGACGCCCGGTCTGCTTGAG GTGACGGGAGTTTCGCAAATCGGTGCTCCCACAGCGAGCGGATGGGGAGAATACGACTACCAGCATCTGTCCGGGCTGTCGATGGGGCTGAAAGATCTGAACCAGCTGTCCACCGTCAATAAAGTGCCGATTCCGCCCGAGATTATGGAGCACTTTAACC ACGTAAAGTGCCACTGCATGATGGGATTGTTTCCGGAGATAGGCCGAGCCTGGCTAACGATCGATTCCGACATCTAC ATCTGGACGTACGAAAATGCACGCGATGTAGCCTACTTCGATGGACTTTcgcagctcatcatcagcgtaGGCCTGGTGACACCGCGACCCGGTGTTTTCATCGCGGACGTTAAGTATCTGCTCGTGCTGACCACACCGACGGAAATCATCATCCTGGGCGTCATGTTTAACGAAATCAAAACCGGAACGCCGATCCGTACCATCGGTTCACCGATGGCATCCGTGCCGACGACGGGCGAAGAGATGCAGCTCATGAACAACCCAATCTTCGTCCTGAGCACCGACAGTGTGGCcatcatgtgtgtgcgcggaaCGGCCGATGGGCGGATCTTTCTCGGTGGCCGCGACGGTTGCCTCTACGAGGTGTGCTACCAGGCGGAATCGAACTGGTTCGGCAAACGGGCCCGGAAAGTGAACCACTCCCAGGGTCTGATCTCCCATCTGGTGCCGGGCATTTTCAAAATCTTCTCCGATTCGGACTCGGTGCAGACGATAGTGGTGGACGATTCGCGCCACCTGTTGTACGTGCTGATGACGAAGGGTACGATCGAGGCGTGGGACATCGGTTCGGATCCGACCGGTGGGACGGCGCGCCGTCTAGCGCGTCTCTCGTTTCGCGATATCGCGGCCGCTGCCTCGACGATCCCTAACTCAATGGAAGGACCCAACTTTCCGGCCATCACCGATATTTGCCCGCTGACCGTCTCAGATTCAACCAGCCTACACTTGGTGGCCGTTACCGAGACTGGTTCTCGGCTTTACTTCTCAACGATTCCACTTCACCACCAAGCGTCCATCGTTCGCTATCGGCAGgaacagcagctacagcaacagctgcagcagcagcaacaacagcaggccatgatgcagcagcaacagtttcaACAACAGCCAGGGATTCCACAGCAGAACTCGTTCATCGATGGACACGATATGGCAGCAACCACACCGCAGGGCTTGTATCTGCTGCACATTCGCATTCCGCCTAACGGCGTTGCGTTCCCTAACCGGCCGAAATCGGTCCATTTGGCGCACTGCACCGAAGGAGGTTCCATGCTGCTCATCGGTACCGTACAGCAGGATCAGGATGATCTGTGGGCCCTCAGCTCGGAGCACTTTCAGTCCCAGGCTAATCTGGTCGAATCGGCCACCTATCTGCCGCTCGACGGTCAGGTCCTAGCGGTGGCGGATGTGCGGCAAAAGGATCGCGTCTCGATTGAAACTCCGCTGCGGAAGGTACGGAACCAGCGCAAGGTTGCTCTCCTAACCAGCCAAGGCGTACACGTCGTCTCCGTGCTCCGTTCGGTGGATTTGTTGCAGCAACTCCTTCTCGCTTGCCACGGACCACACAACGAGGCGATTAGGGCTTACTTTCAGATGCAAACGGAGGTAGAAGCGTGCTCGACGGCGGTGCTGTTGGCCTGTCTGGAATCATTCCGTGGTACGACCGAGGTGGGTGAATGGGCCGCTCAAGCATTCGTCCTGTACGGTGGTGAACCGTACTTTGAGCAACCCGGACTGGGAGTCGCTCAACATCAACGACCACTACCACAGTTCGGATCTCCCAGTGCTGCTGGCTACGGTGGTGGAGCAGGAATGGATCCCTTAGGCACACCACAAGCGACTGGTTATGGTGCGGGACGTTTGTTCATGTCTACACCGTACAGCAGTGGTCCCTTACCACGCGGAACGCTGAATtatccacaacagcaacagcaacagcagcagcagcaaggccaACATCATTCTTTCTCTTCGGTGTATCCAGGCAACAACCCGGTACCGACGACTATGAATCTGAGTTACGGTGGCGTCAACAATAACACAGTAAACAATAATAACATCATTACAATGACTGACCGTTCGTCCGGCATACGCTACTCGGCCAAACATGCCGGTCTCTATCTGCATGTGGCTCGTGTGGTGCGTTCCGTCTGGCACCGACAGTGCACCGATGAGCGGTTGCACTCGAGCATCTCGCAGCTCGATTGTGCCGTGCTGCTGGAGGATCTGTACGCTATTCGGAACTTCTTTGACGTCGTTGTCACGGGTCCAACGAGTCTGGTAGGATTCGTGGGACGAAGCCATACGAAGACGACCCTCCAGCAAGCCTCATCGCTACAAGGGAACACTAGCCACGGGATAACGAATGCCAACCTCCTGTTGCAATCACCGCTCAGTAGTGAGCGatacggtgctggtggattgaGTTTACCGCAACCGTACGGAGGTGCGACAGCGGGGAACGCCACGCAGCAAAGTGCCGGAACGTTGGAAGATGCCGTAGCAGAGGAGCGAAAATCGTTGGATGCCTTGTCCCGGTTGATAA AGCAAGCCTGTGAAGTGATTGGCCTTTGGAAGGTGATCTGCGAACATCAGTGCCATCTGCTGCTTAGCAAGCTcacgaaggagcagcagcgtgatcTACACGGTGCCACCTTCGGTGATCTGATCGTACACCGGACCGATCTCTGTGGGCTGCTGATCGTGACGCTCATCAATTCGTATCTCGCGGACAACGCTAGCATTGGATCGATCTCGTCGAAGCTGCGCGAAGTCTGTCCCGCTTTGTACCGCCACGAAGATGCCGTTTCGCACAAGGCCACGGAGATCCTGTTGCTTACGCGTGGCTGCAACGATCGGGAGCGTAAGGAGGAGCGGCTCCGGACGGCATTGCAGCTGTGCAAGACGGCCGCTCCCAATCTACCGCTCGCAGCCCTTTGCCAGCAGTTTTCGGCGGCCGGTTTCTACAGCGGAGTGATCGAGCTGTGTACGGTGTGCGCCTCGAAGGTGGATCCAAATGAGGCGGGACTTCACTTCTATCGCCAGAGCGGAGAACCGTTCGACAGTCAGGAAGGTTTTCTGGCCTATCAaaaccgcatgaattgttacAAAGAGGTGCAGATCATGCTAGATCAGGTGTACGAATcaagcagcaccggtggtggtggtgctagtggtcaGCAGTCAGCAACGTTGGGACCATCCGACACTGCCTATCCGCTACCGGTGGATGCGATGGATGGCGAACAGACGACCGGCGGTCAACATCAAGCCGTACGTTCCATCATTGCCCAAGCGCTCCAGAGCACGGATCAGTTGCTGCACATTGCCATCTACGAGTGGCTACTGTCACGGAACTTGCACTCGGAGCTGCTCGACATCACCGAACCCTCGCTCGGAGTGTTCCTCGGTCGGTCAATGGCACGCACACCGGACAatctgctggtggccgatttGCTGTGGAAGTATCACGAACGTAACGGACAGCATGCGGCGGCCGCACAGATACTGGATAAGCTGGCCGAATCATCCCAGGGTGACGGAAGCATTCGCTTATCGAAGCGCATCGAGTATCTGGCCCGTGCCGTCATGTGTATGCGCAGTGAATCGGCCGGCTTCTCCGCACACAACGgtgtgctgctgaaggagctCGAAGATAAGCTCGAGGTGGCACAGATACAGCGGCAAGTTAGCGATGCGCTCCGGTTAGCTTACCCAACGACGGCGAGCAGGACAGTGAGTGATTCCGCAGGTGAAGCTCCCCAGCACTACGCCCGTGACGCACTGGAGCAGCTCGAATCGACGCTCTACAATCTGACCCAGCTGTACGCCGATTTTGCCGAACCGTACGAACTGTGGGAGTGCAAGTTGACCATTCTGAACTGCTCGCATCACAATGATCCGCTGCTGATTGAGTCCGTGTGGACGCACATTCTCGACCGTGAGCTCGAGTCAAGGGGAGAGGGCGCAGCGGAACGGTGCCGGCGGATGCTGGCAAAGGTGAAAAGTCTGGCTCTCGAGTACGATAGCTCAGGCCACTGTTTCCCGCTGGCGTTTATTGTACGAGAGCTTGAGGTGCGGTGCTTCCGGTTGAAGCTGTTCAACTCGCCCGTCCCGGAGGCACTGATCGATATGAACCTAGACATCGAGGAGTTGCTTAACATTTACTCACG GCTCGTATCAATGAATGAACGCATCTGGGTAACGGAGGAGGACGAACTGTACCTCATCCGGTCGACCGCACGGTTACTCGCACTAATCGTCGCCCAACCGAAGCTGGTACCGGTGAAGGATCGCCGGAAGGTGTTGGCCAAGTCGCAGGATCTCATCTCGGCGGCACTCAACATTCTCTACACGAAACCGGACACGCAGACACTGATTGATCTGTTGCGCGACACACAATCGAAGCTACAGCGCGTGGTTTGA